The Petropleomorpha daqingensis genome includes a window with the following:
- the nth gene encoding endonuclease III → MSSPASSSPAYGRPARARRPGRGALPGGSPYDPAETALARTRRARRMARELAVIHPDAHCELDFTNPFELLVATVLSAQTTDKMVNKVTPTLFAKYPDAVALAGADRGELETILKPTGFFRAKANSALGLAQALVERFDGEVPGRMADLVTLPGVGRKTANVVLGNAFDVPGLTVDTHFGRLVRRFGWTAEEDPVKVEAQIAELIPKREWTMFSHRVIFHGRRVCHAKKAACGACGLAQWCPSYGIGPTDPEVALKLVKTPAASDTE, encoded by the coding sequence GTGTCCTCACCCGCCAGCTCCTCGCCGGCCTACGGGCGGCCGGCCCGTGCCCGTCGTCCTGGACGCGGTGCGCTGCCCGGTGGCTCGCCCTACGACCCGGCCGAGACGGCCCTGGCGCGCACCCGCCGGGCCCGGCGGATGGCCCGCGAGCTGGCGGTGATCCACCCCGACGCGCACTGCGAGCTGGACTTCACCAACCCCTTCGAGCTGCTCGTGGCCACCGTCCTGTCGGCCCAGACCACCGACAAGATGGTCAACAAGGTGACCCCGACGCTGTTCGCGAAGTACCCGGACGCCGTCGCGCTGGCCGGCGCCGACCGCGGCGAGCTGGAGACGATCCTCAAGCCCACCGGCTTCTTCCGCGCGAAGGCGAACTCGGCGCTGGGCCTGGCGCAGGCGCTGGTCGAGCGCTTCGACGGGGAGGTCCCGGGGCGGATGGCCGACCTGGTCACGCTGCCGGGCGTGGGGCGCAAGACGGCCAACGTCGTCCTGGGCAACGCCTTCGACGTGCCCGGGCTGACCGTCGACACCCACTTCGGCCGGCTGGTCCGCCGCTTCGGCTGGACCGCCGAGGAGGACCCGGTCAAGGTCGAGGCGCAGATCGCCGAGCTGATCCCCAAGCGCGAGTGGACGATGTTCTCGCACCGCGTGATCTTCCACGGCCGCCGCGTCTGCCACGCGAAGAAGGCGGCCTGCGGGGCCTGCGGGCTCGCGCAGTGGTGCCCGTCCTACGGCATCGGTCCCACCGACCCCGAGGTGGCGCTGAAGCTGGTCAAGACCCCGGCCGCGTCGGACACCGAGTGA
- a CDS encoding phage holin family protein, protein MAHSAPTSRATGPQEPSIGELVQSAMADMSTLVRAEVELAKAEVSKSAKKAGIGAGAFSAAGVLLAISGIYFFFFVAELLALWLPRWAAFLIVFGLFVGAAGLAALVGLRFIKKVDKPERTMESLRELPDVLHREEPGKRRRDLPTVAHGQVTLRDPDTYLV, encoded by the coding sequence GTGGCCCACAGCGCACCGACGAGCCGGGCCACCGGGCCCCAGGAGCCCTCCATCGGCGAGCTGGTGCAGAGCGCGATGGCCGACATGTCCACGCTCGTGCGGGCCGAGGTCGAGCTGGCCAAGGCGGAGGTCAGCAAGTCGGCGAAGAAGGCCGGCATCGGCGCCGGCGCCTTCAGCGCGGCCGGTGTGCTGCTGGCGATCTCCGGCATCTACTTCTTCTTCTTCGTGGCCGAGCTGCTCGCCCTCTGGCTGCCCCGCTGGGCGGCGTTCCTCATCGTCTTCGGCCTGTTCGTGGGCGCGGCGGGCCTGGCCGCGCTGGTCGGCCTGCGGTTCATCAAGAAGGTCGACAAGCCCGAGCGGACCATGGAGTCCCTGCGCGAGCTGCCCGACGTGCTGCACCGCGAGGAGCCCGGCAAGCGCCGCCGCGACCTGCCGACCGTCGCGCACGGCCAGGTCACGCTGCGGGATCCCGACACCTACCTGGTCTGA
- a CDS encoding NUDIX hydrolase, producing the protein MTDWDGVPDYLRRLVEASVDLPLRHRMPRATATARRSAVLILFGEGPSGPDVLLIEKSPTLRRHAGQPAFPGGGVDPGDDYPVGTALREAQEEAGVEPGGVRVLATLQELFLGPSDNLVVPVVAWWEKPSEVLVGDPREVARVARVPLDDLADPANRFRVSHPSGFIGPAFGVADMVVWGFTAGLLDAILEATGLARPWNTADVRPLPLPGARAAALPGSLDEDDDEDDAAPTVADPAPDGPPTRTVGPR; encoded by the coding sequence GTGACCGACTGGGACGGCGTTCCCGACTACCTGCGCCGCCTCGTCGAGGCCTCGGTGGACCTGCCCCTGCGGCACCGCATGCCCCGGGCCACCGCCACCGCCCGCCGCTCGGCGGTGCTGATCCTCTTCGGCGAGGGCCCCTCGGGTCCCGACGTGCTGCTCATCGAGAAGTCCCCGACCCTGCGCCGGCACGCCGGCCAGCCGGCGTTCCCCGGCGGCGGCGTCGACCCCGGTGACGACTACCCGGTCGGGACGGCGCTGCGCGAGGCGCAGGAGGAGGCCGGCGTCGAGCCGGGTGGCGTCCGGGTGCTGGCGACGCTGCAGGAGCTGTTCCTCGGCCCGTCGGACAACCTCGTCGTCCCCGTCGTGGCCTGGTGGGAGAAGCCGAGCGAGGTCCTGGTCGGCGACCCGCGGGAGGTGGCCCGGGTGGCGCGCGTGCCGCTGGACGACCTGGCCGACCCCGCCAACCGGTTCCGGGTCTCGCACCCCTCGGGCTTCATCGGCCCGGCGTTCGGCGTCGCCGACATGGTGGTCTGGGGCTTCACCGCCGGTCTGCTCGACGCGATCCTCGAGGCGACCGGCCTCGCCCGGCCGTGGAACACCGCCGACGTGCGCCCGCTGCCGTTGCCGGGCGCCCGGGCCGCGGCGCTGCCGGGCTCGCTCGACGAGGACGACGACGAGGACGACGCCGCGCCGACGGTCGCCGATCCCGCGCCCGACGGGCCGCCCACGCGTACCGTCGGCCCCCGATGA
- a CDS encoding Crp/Fnr family transcriptional regulator: MDEVLAQTGLFQGLAEEAVEPVLSRLETLNLPRGRVVFNEGEPGDSLYIVLSGKIKLSRRSPDGRENVLAVMGPSDQFGELSVFDPGPRTATATAVTDVKLARMPQTLLRPWIEAHPEVGERLLHVLARRLRRTNDSVADLIFTDVPGRVAKALLQMADRFGSRDAEGLRVRHDLTQEELAQLVGASRETVNKALADFVHRGWIQLQGKSVVVLDEDRLRRRAR; the protein is encoded by the coding sequence GTGGACGAGGTGCTGGCCCAGACCGGGCTCTTCCAGGGTCTCGCGGAAGAAGCCGTGGAGCCGGTTCTCAGCCGCCTGGAGACGCTGAACCTTCCCCGCGGCCGGGTGGTCTTCAACGAGGGCGAGCCGGGCGACAGCCTGTACATCGTCCTGTCCGGGAAGATCAAGCTCTCCCGCCGCTCGCCCGACGGGCGCGAGAACGTGCTGGCCGTGATGGGTCCCTCCGACCAGTTCGGCGAGCTCTCGGTGTTCGACCCGGGCCCGCGGACGGCGACGGCGACCGCGGTGACCGACGTCAAGCTGGCCCGCATGCCGCAGACGCTGCTGCGCCCCTGGATCGAGGCGCACCCCGAGGTCGGCGAGCGGCTGCTGCACGTGCTGGCCCGCCGGCTGCGCCGCACCAACGACTCGGTGGCCGACCTGATCTTCACCGACGTGCCCGGCCGCGTGGCCAAGGCGCTGCTGCAGATGGCCGACCGCTTCGGCAGCCGCGACGCCGAGGGGCTGCGCGTGCGCCACGACCTCACCCAGGAGGAGCTGGCCCAGCTGGTCGGTGCCTCCCGCGAGACGGTCAACAAGGCCCTGGCCGACTTCGTGCACCGCGGCTGGATCCAGCTGCAGGGCAAGTCGGTCGTCGTCCTCGACGAGGACCGCCTGCGCCGCCGCGCCCGCTGA
- a CDS encoding ArsA family ATPase: MSAPAMDLRSLIEDRSTRIVVCCGAGGVGKTTTSAALALAAAEAGRTVVVLTIDPARRLAQSLGLVELDNEPRRVETPGVDGQLHAMMLDMKRTFDDVVSAHSSPDRAQQIFENPFYQALSSSFAGTQEYMAMEKLGQLRATDQWDLIIVDTPPSRSALDFLDAPNRMGRFLDGTMIRLLTAPARAGGRMGMRVVGAGFTVFSRIISKILGGQLLRDISSFVSALDTMFGGFRERATATYEMLRMPGTSFVVVATPEPDALREASYFVDRLSAEGMPLAGLVLNRTHPPATTALSATRAEAAAEEVLEAGGKGAKLAAGALRVHAERMTQATREQRLADRFSSAHPEVAVRTVPAAAGDVHDLDGLRVMGAELTGPDDDTPTGTPRTRILPARRS; this comes from the coding sequence GTGAGCGCCCCGGCCATGGACCTGCGGTCCCTGATCGAGGACCGCTCGACCCGGATCGTCGTCTGCTGCGGTGCCGGCGGCGTGGGCAAGACGACGACGTCCGCGGCGCTGGCGCTGGCCGCGGCCGAGGCCGGCCGGACCGTCGTCGTCCTCACCATCGACCCGGCCCGCCGGCTGGCGCAGTCCCTCGGGCTGGTGGAGCTGGACAACGAGCCGCGGCGCGTCGAGACGCCCGGGGTGGACGGCCAGCTGCACGCGATGATGCTGGACATGAAGCGGACGTTCGACGACGTCGTGTCCGCGCACTCCAGCCCCGACCGGGCGCAGCAGATCTTCGAGAACCCCTTCTACCAGGCGCTGTCCTCGTCCTTCGCCGGGACGCAGGAGTACATGGCGATGGAGAAGCTGGGCCAGCTGCGGGCGACCGACCAGTGGGACCTGATCATCGTCGACACCCCGCCGTCGCGGTCGGCGCTGGACTTCCTCGACGCCCCCAACCGGATGGGCCGCTTCCTCGACGGCACGATGATCCGGCTGCTGACCGCCCCCGCCCGCGCCGGCGGCCGGATGGGGATGCGCGTGGTCGGCGCCGGGTTCACCGTGTTCAGCCGGATCATCTCCAAGATCCTCGGCGGCCAGCTGCTGCGCGACATCTCCTCGTTCGTCTCGGCGCTGGACACGATGTTCGGCGGCTTCCGCGAACGCGCGACGGCCACCTACGAGATGCTGCGCATGCCCGGGACGTCGTTCGTCGTCGTCGCCACCCCCGAGCCGGACGCCCTGCGCGAGGCGTCCTACTTCGTCGACCGGCTCTCCGCCGAGGGCATGCCCCTGGCCGGCCTGGTGCTCAACCGCACGCACCCGCCGGCGACCACCGCGCTGTCGGCGACCCGGGCAGAGGCGGCCGCCGAGGAGGTGCTCGAGGCCGGGGGCAAGGGCGCCAAGCTCGCCGCCGGCGCGCTGCGGGTGCACGCCGAGCGGATGACCCAGGCCACCCGGGAGCAGCGGCTGGCCGACCGGTTCAGCAGCGCCCACCCGGAGGTCGCCGTCCGGACCGTGCCGGCCGCCGCCGGCGACGTCCACGATCTCGACGGCCTGCGGGTGATGGGGGCGGAACTGACCGGTCCGGACGACGACACCCCCACCGGCACGCCGAGGACGAGAATCCTGCCCGCGCGCCGTTCCTGA
- a CDS encoding MarP family serine protease: MSIVDLILIALALLFAFSGFRQGLIVSAASFLGFFGGAVLGAQLSGPVADRISGSSVTRVFAALVVVLAGALLGQVLAGAVGRAVRRRVTWEPAKMVDSVAGAVLSAAAVLLVAWMVATPLASSPFPQVASQVRGSALVQAVDKAVPDSVRSVYSNLREAIERRGLPDVLDPLTPTQAREVQAPDKALETSPVVASVSGSVVKVTGIAPSCSRQIDGSGFVYAAERVMTNAHVLAGVTNPKVEAEGEEYDATPVYVDPQTDIAVLDVPGLPQVPLSFAAQPVDTGADAIIMGYPGGGPFFVGAARVRDRGEISGPNFRNTGTVTRDVYALFGTVRAGNSGGPLFDPEGHVLGVVFASAITDPNTGYALTAAEVANAATQGATAQSRVDTGPCE; this comes from the coding sequence GTGTCGATCGTCGATCTCATCCTCATCGCGCTCGCGCTGCTGTTCGCCTTCTCCGGCTTCCGCCAGGGGCTGATCGTCTCCGCGGCCTCGTTCCTCGGCTTCTTCGGCGGCGCGGTGCTGGGCGCCCAGCTGTCCGGCCCGGTCGCCGACCGGATCAGCGGCTCGAGCGTCACCCGGGTGTTCGCCGCGCTGGTCGTCGTCCTGGCCGGCGCGTTGCTGGGGCAGGTGCTCGCGGGCGCCGTGGGCCGGGCGGTCCGCCGCCGGGTCACCTGGGAGCCGGCCAAGATGGTCGACTCCGTGGCCGGCGCGGTGCTGTCGGCGGCCGCGGTCCTGCTGGTCGCGTGGATGGTCGCCACGCCGCTGGCCAGCTCGCCGTTCCCGCAGGTCGCCAGCCAGGTGCGCGGCTCGGCGCTGGTGCAGGCCGTCGACAAGGCGGTGCCCGACAGCGTCCGGTCGGTGTACAGCAACCTGCGCGAGGCGATCGAGCGCCGCGGGCTGCCCGACGTCCTCGACCCGCTGACGCCCACCCAGGCCCGCGAGGTCCAGGCTCCGGACAAGGCGCTGGAGACCAGCCCGGTGGTGGCCTCGGTGTCCGGCTCGGTCGTCAAGGTCACCGGCATCGCGCCGTCGTGCTCGCGGCAGATCGACGGCTCCGGCTTCGTCTACGCCGCCGAGCGGGTCATGACCAACGCGCACGTGCTCGCCGGCGTGACCAACCCGAAGGTCGAGGCCGAGGGCGAGGAGTACGACGCGACGCCGGTCTACGTCGACCCGCAGACCGACATCGCCGTCCTCGACGTCCCCGGGCTGCCGCAGGTGCCGCTGAGCTTCGCCGCGCAGCCGGTCGACACCGGCGCCGACGCGATCATCATGGGCTACCCGGGCGGCGGGCCGTTCTTCGTCGGCGCGGCCCGGGTGCGCGACCGCGGTGAGATCAGCGGGCCGAACTTCCGCAACACCGGCACGGTCACCCGCGACGTCTACGCGCTCTTCGGGACGGTCCGGGCCGGCAACTCGGGCGGGCCGCTGTTCGACCCCGAGGGGCACGTGCTCGGCGTCGTCTTCGCCTCGGCGATCACCGACCCGAACACCGGCTACGCGCTGACCGCCGCCGAGGTCGCCAACGCCGCCACCCAGGGCGCGACCGCCCAGAGCCGGGTCGACACCGGACCGTGTGAGTAG
- a CDS encoding alpha/beta fold hydrolase produces MTAPDDPLPDATSVLLPGPWTHRDISANGVRLHAAEAGEGPLVLLLHGFPQFWWAWRAQLTGLAAAGFRVVAPDLRGYGASDKPPRGYDLPTLSADVAALVRALGEQDAVVVGHDWGGLLAWTTAALHPRSVRRLVVLSMAHPRRLRAGITDTEQRHALRHALRFQLPRLPERRLTRADDDPVAELMRRWAGPAWTQTADFAEAVGRYRSAARIPQAAYGAMEYYRWAGRSQLRPDGLRYARRMAAPISAPTLQLHGGGDGYILPGTAEGSGRYVAGAYQWRVLPGLGHFLPEEAPDEVTSAIADFAT; encoded by the coding sequence GTGACCGCCCCGGACGATCCGCTGCCGGACGCCACCAGCGTCCTGCTGCCCGGTCCCTGGACCCACCGCGACATCTCCGCCAACGGCGTGCGGCTGCACGCGGCCGAGGCCGGGGAGGGTCCGCTCGTGCTGCTGCTGCACGGGTTCCCGCAGTTCTGGTGGGCCTGGCGGGCGCAGCTCACCGGCCTCGCCGCGGCCGGGTTCCGCGTGGTCGCGCCGGATCTGCGCGGCTACGGCGCCAGCGACAAGCCGCCGCGCGGCTACGACCTGCCGACGCTGTCCGCCGACGTCGCAGCGCTGGTGCGCGCGCTCGGCGAGCAGGACGCCGTCGTCGTCGGGCACGACTGGGGCGGTCTGCTGGCCTGGACGACGGCGGCGCTGCACCCGCGCAGCGTGCGGCGGCTCGTCGTCCTCTCGATGGCCCACCCTCGGCGGCTCCGGGCCGGCATCACCGACACCGAGCAGCGGCACGCGCTGCGGCACGCGCTGCGCTTCCAGCTCCCCCGGCTGCCGGAGCGGCGGCTGACCCGCGCCGACGACGACCCGGTCGCCGAGTTGATGCGCCGCTGGGCGGGGCCCGCCTGGACGCAGACCGCCGACTTCGCCGAGGCGGTGGGCCGCTACCGGTCGGCGGCGCGGATCCCGCAGGCCGCCTACGGCGCGATGGAGTACTACCGGTGGGCCGGCCGCTCCCAGCTGCGGCCGGACGGGCTGCGCTACGCCCGCCGCATGGCGGCGCCGATCTCCGCGCCGACCCTGCAGCTGCACGGGGGCGGCGACGGCTACATCCTGCCGGGCACCGCGGAGGGCTCCGGGCGCTACGTCGCCGGCGCCTACCAGTGGCGGGTGCTGCCGGGCCTGGGCCACTTCCTGCCCGAGGAGGCCCCCGACGAAGTCACGTCAGCGATCGCCGACTTCGCGACGTGA
- a CDS encoding RidA family protein, translating to MSTPTPAEAGAQSWHDRLAELGIRLPPVAAPVASYVPAVRSGTLVYTSGQLPFVDGGLRRTGKVGGSVDIEEAAADAKLCTLNALAAIDDLVGLDSVARVVRVVGYVASAEGFSGQPRVVNGASELLGKIFGPAGQHARSAVGVAELPMNSPVEVELTVELRG from the coding sequence ATGAGCACCCCCACCCCGGCCGAGGCCGGCGCCCAGAGCTGGCACGACCGGCTCGCCGAGCTCGGCATCCGGCTGCCTCCGGTCGCCGCCCCCGTGGCCTCCTACGTGCCGGCCGTGCGCAGCGGCACCCTCGTCTACACCAGCGGGCAGCTGCCCTTCGTCGACGGCGGCCTGCGCCGCACCGGCAAGGTCGGCGGCTCGGTCGACATCGAGGAGGCCGCGGCCGACGCCAAGCTGTGCACGCTCAACGCGCTGGCCGCGATCGACGACCTGGTCGGACTGGACTCGGTCGCCCGCGTCGTCCGCGTCGTCGGTTACGTGGCCAGCGCCGAGGGCTTCAGCGGCCAGCCGCGCGTGGTCAACGGCGCCAGCGAGCTGCTCGGCAAGATCTTCGGCCCGGCCGGTCAGCACGCCCGCAGCGCCGTCGGCGTCGCCGAGCTGCCCATGAACAGCCCCGTCGAGGTCGAGCTCACCGTCGAGCTGAGGGGATGA
- a CDS encoding NUDIX hydrolase → MTAQPRQAATVLLLRDGVDGLEVYLLRRTKGMPFAGGMTAYIGGGVDPRDGDAEIAWAGPPPADWASAFGCDERTARELVCAAVRETFEEAGVLLAGSAEDGTVVPDVSGEDWERQRQALMTRELSFAELLAERGLCVRSDLLRPFAHWITPPMEPRRYDTKFFVAALPVGQEARHVSGEADEVSWLTPAAALAQAETGGRPMLPPTLHTLDQLRPFAGVEDALAGSPPEPLHPISPTFEKTPDGAWAVLPDGTRVRLVTPLPH, encoded by the coding sequence ATGACCGCCCAACCTCGCCAGGCCGCCACGGTCCTGCTGCTGCGCGACGGGGTCGACGGGCTGGAGGTCTACCTGCTGCGGCGGACGAAGGGCATGCCCTTCGCCGGCGGGATGACCGCCTACATCGGCGGTGGCGTCGACCCCCGCGACGGCGACGCGGAGATCGCCTGGGCCGGCCCCCCGCCCGCGGACTGGGCGAGCGCCTTCGGCTGCGACGAGCGGACCGCCCGCGAGCTGGTCTGCGCCGCCGTCCGGGAGACGTTCGAGGAGGCCGGCGTGCTGCTGGCCGGCTCGGCGGAGGACGGCACCGTCGTCCCGGACGTGTCGGGCGAGGACTGGGAGCGGCAGCGGCAGGCGCTGATGACCCGCGAGCTCTCCTTCGCCGAGCTGCTCGCCGAGCGCGGGCTGTGCGTGCGATCGGACCTGCTGCGCCCCTTCGCGCACTGGATCACCCCGCCCATGGAGCCGCGGCGCTACGACACGAAGTTCTTCGTCGCGGCGCTGCCGGTCGGCCAGGAGGCGCGGCACGTCTCGGGCGAGGCCGACGAGGTGAGCTGGCTGACGCCGGCCGCGGCGCTCGCGCAGGCGGAGACCGGCGGCCGGCCGATGCTGCCGCCGACCCTGCACACGCTGGACCAGCTCCGGCCGTTCGCCGGTGTGGAGGACGCCCTGGCCGGCTCCCCGCCGGAGCCGCTGCACCCGATCAGCCCGACCTTCGAGAAGACGCCGGACGGCGCCTGGGCGGTGCTGCCGGACGGCACGAGGGTCAGGCTCGTCACCCCGCTACCGCACTGA
- a CDS encoding ArsA-related P-loop ATPase produces the protein MSSEPLPVRCHVVTGKGGTGKTTVAAALALALAADGRTVLLVETEGRQGIAQLFDTPPLPYEERRVAVARGGGEVKALAIDTEEALMEYLDLFYNLRRAGRALRKMGAIDFATAIAPGLRDVLITGKVKEAVTRRHDGKRVYDAVVVDAPPTGRITRFLNVTGEMGQLARSGPIKTQSDGVMAVLKSPQTAVHLVTLLEDMPVQETADAIKELTAVGLPVGHVVVNMATEPLLPEASLSRAAEGRLTGAELAPALESVHLPGALGDPLAVEAVEHAQRWAAQDALRGDVAALGRPTIELPLLPGPMDLGALFDLAGRLEAHVRPEAAA, from the coding sequence GTGAGCTCCGAGCCCTTGCCTGTGCGCTGCCACGTGGTCACCGGCAAGGGCGGGACCGGCAAGACCACGGTCGCCGCCGCCCTCGCCCTCGCACTGGCCGCCGACGGGCGCACCGTGCTGCTCGTCGAGACCGAGGGCCGCCAGGGCATCGCCCAGCTCTTCGACACCCCGCCGCTGCCCTACGAGGAGCGCCGCGTCGCCGTCGCCCGCGGCGGCGGCGAGGTCAAGGCCCTGGCCATCGACACCGAAGAGGCGCTGATGGAGTACCTCGACCTCTTCTACAACCTGCGCCGGGCCGGCCGGGCGCTGCGCAAGATGGGCGCCATCGACTTCGCCACCGCGATCGCGCCGGGGCTGCGCGACGTCCTCATCACCGGCAAGGTCAAGGAGGCGGTGACCCGCCGGCACGACGGCAAGCGGGTCTACGACGCCGTCGTCGTCGACGCCCCGCCGACCGGCCGGATCACGCGGTTCCTCAACGTGACCGGCGAGATGGGGCAGCTGGCCCGGTCGGGGCCGATCAAGACGCAGAGCGACGGCGTCATGGCGGTGCTGAAGTCCCCGCAGACGGCGGTGCACCTCGTGACCCTGCTCGAGGACATGCCGGTGCAGGAGACCGCCGACGCGATCAAGGAGCTCACCGCGGTCGGCCTGCCGGTCGGCCACGTCGTGGTCAACATGGCCACCGAGCCGCTGCTGCCCGAGGCCAGCCTGTCGCGCGCGGCGGAGGGGCGGCTGACCGGCGCCGAGCTCGCGCCCGCGCTCGAGTCGGTGCACCTGCCCGGGGCGCTGGGCGATCCCTTGGCCGTCGAGGCGGTCGAGCACGCGCAGCGGTGGGCGGCCCAGGACGCGCTGCGGGGGGACGTCGCCGCGCTCGGCCGGCCCACCATCGAGCTGCCGCTGCTGCCCGGGCCCATGGACCTCGGTGCGCTCTTCGACCTCGCCGGCCGGCTCGAGGCGCACGTCCGGCCGGAGGCCGCCGCGTGA
- a CDS encoding cupredoxin domain-containing protein, whose amino-acid sequence MRVLGGRPARRARRIGALVVGVVLAGGVLAGCGGSSGATATASSPVDPDLGKVTTDADGVQEVTLQTEDDYVFNPDHFTVAPGKVRLTVTNVAKQLTHDFRFTPGKAPGAISAEIPLLAPGDSRTIEFTVTAPGDYPFECSFHVQLGQTGTMTVNG is encoded by the coding sequence ATGAGGGTGCTGGGGGGCCGGCCGGCGAGGAGAGCCCGGCGGATCGGAGCGCTGGTGGTCGGGGTGGTCCTTGCCGGCGGAGTGCTGGCCGGGTGCGGTGGCAGCAGTGGCGCCACCGCGACCGCGTCGTCCCCGGTGGACCCCGACCTCGGCAAGGTCACCACGGACGCCGACGGCGTCCAGGAGGTCACCCTGCAGACCGAGGACGACTACGTCTTCAACCCGGACCACTTCACCGTCGCCCCGGGCAAGGTCCGGCTCACCGTCACCAACGTGGCCAAGCAGCTGACCCACGACTTCCGGTTCACCCCGGGCAAGGCGCCGGGGGCGATCTCGGCCGAGATCCCGCTGCTCGCCCCCGGTGACAGCAGGACGATCGAGTTCACCGTGACCGCGCCCGGCGACTACCCCTTCGAGTGCAGCTTCCACGTCCAGCTGGGCCAGACCGGCACGATGACGGTGAATGGCTGA
- a CDS encoding TlpA family protein disulfide reductase — MTRLRAAALAALVLTALLAGCTSADQESPLHTRGVEPDSASDDATLPCPDQADVTAKGDQVLPPLAFDCLGGGTLNLGRAPGVPTVVNLWASWCGPCRQELPLMQQLSDAAGGQVQVVGVVSKDGVDQATSFAADAGTTFPSAFDGDGELMTKLGLQGLPATYFVDADGAITYAKIGVFPSYDALRTAVGDHLGVQL; from the coding sequence GTGACGCGGTTGCGCGCGGCCGCGCTCGCCGCTCTCGTCCTCACCGCCCTGCTGGCCGGCTGCACGTCGGCCGACCAGGAGTCGCCGCTGCACACCCGCGGCGTCGAGCCCGACAGCGCCTCGGACGACGCGACGCTGCCCTGCCCCGACCAGGCGGACGTGACGGCCAAGGGCGACCAGGTGCTGCCGCCGCTGGCGTTCGACTGCCTCGGCGGCGGCACGCTGAACCTCGGCCGCGCGCCGGGCGTTCCCACTGTCGTGAACCTCTGGGCGAGCTGGTGCGGTCCGTGCCGCCAGGAGCTGCCGCTGATGCAGCAGCTCTCCGACGCCGCCGGCGGCCAGGTGCAGGTGGTCGGGGTCGTCAGCAAGGACGGCGTCGACCAGGCGACCTCCTTCGCCGCGGACGCCGGTACGACCTTCCCCAGCGCGTTCGACGGCGACGGCGAGCTGATGACCAAGCTGGGCCTGCAGGGTCTGCCGGCCACCTATTTCGTCGACGCCGACGGCGCGATCACCTACGCCAAGATCGGTGTCTTCCCCTCGTACGACGCGCTGCGCACAGCGGTCGGCGACCACCTCGGAGTGCAGCTGTGA